One segment of Anopheles stephensi strain Indian chromosome 3, UCI_ANSTEP_V1.0, whole genome shotgun sequence DNA contains the following:
- the LOC118513013 gene encoding endocuticle structural glycoprotein SgAbd-2 translates to MKMYVVASLGMLLVASAMVAADQYHHAPEYEHAPAKHIPIVHSESYSSHDGSYKFAYESGNGITAQEEGFVKNAGQKDHEVQVAHGSYSYTDPHGVPVSLSYVADENGFQVQGSHVPTPPPVPKELVDAYAKAASQPQSHDEPEYAQPAQGHGYSAY, encoded by the exons ATGAAGATG TACGTCGTCGCCTCGCTGGGAATGCTGCTGGTTGCTTCGGCCATGGTTGCCGCCGACCAGTACCATCACGCCCCGGAGTATGAGCATGCACCGGCCAAGCACATCCCGATCGTGCACAGCGAATCGTACAGCAGCCACGATGGTAGCTACAAGTTTGCGTATGAATCGGGCAACGGAATCACTGCCCAGGAGGAAGGATTCGTCAAGAACGCAGGCCAGAAGGACCACGAGGTGCAGGTTGCCCACGGTTCGTACTCGTACACCGATCCCCATGGTGTGCCGGTGTCCCTGAGCTACGTTGCCGATGAGAATGGATTCCAGGTGCAGGGATCGCACGTCCCAACTCCGCCGCCGGTCCCGAAGGAGCTGGTCGACGCTTACGCTAAGGCCGCCAGCCAGCCCCAGAGCCATGATGAGCCGGAGTATGCTCAGCCTGCCCAGGGCCACGGATACAGCGCTTACTAA
- the LOC118513014 gene encoding endocuticle structural glycoprotein SgAbd-5-like has translation MKFVAVFAFVCLLGLCLAQDTSIVTDDKEMNVDGSYKFFYEQSDGQKREETAELKASAADPEVQAISVSGSYEYTDNDGKRYLVTYTADENGYRPMVKQL, from the exons ATGAAGTTT GTCGCTGTATTTGCATTTGTGTGCCTGTTGGGTCTGTGCCTCGCGCAGGATACCTCTATCGTAACCGACGACAAGGAGATGAACGTTGATGGTAGCTACAAGTTCTT CTACGAACAATCGGACGGTCAGAAGCGCGAAGAAACGGCAGAACTCAAGGCATCGGCTGCCGATCCGGAAGTACAGGCCATCTCTGTGAGTGGTTCGTACGAGTACACCGACAACGATGGCAAGCGATACCTGGTCACTTACACTGCCGACGAAAACGGATACCGTCCGATGGTGAAGCAGCTGTAA